The genomic stretch ctaaaatacatgtgtaaataaaagagaagagggatgacctaccttgctggtagagataacgtccttcatgggagccgctctttgaaagtctgtttgacaaggggttagagtgcccaataccattcgttgacaacaacaaacacctctcaaaattttattttttatgctctctatatgatttcaaaacttgaaaagctctagcacatgatttaatccctgcttccctctacgaagggcctttcttttactttatgttgagtcagtttacctacttctttctatcttagaagcaaacacttgtgtcaactgtgtgcattgattcttacatgcttacttattgcacttattatattactttgtgttgacaattatccataagatatgcatgttgaaagttgaaggaaattgctgaaacttaaatcttcctttgtgttgcttcaaaaccttgtatTAAGAATCTCTGGCTTTGTGAGtacactcttatgcaagactttttgatgcttgtcttgaaagtactattcatgaaaagtttttgctatatgattcagttgtttagtcattatctttttgttagcaaactatagactattgctttgagtcacttcattcatctcacatgctttacaatagtattgatcaagattatgttggtagcatgtcacttcagaaattattctttttatcgtttacctactcgagggcgagtaggaactaagcttggggatgcttgatacgtctccaacgtatctataatttcttatgttccatgctagttttatgacaatacctacatgttttattcacactttataatgtttttatgcattttccgggactaacctattagcaagatgccacaataccagctctcgttttctcgctgtttttgatttcggaaaagttggtttacaaatattctcggaattggacgaaacaaaagcccacggccctattttccacggagtgttccagaagaccgaagaagagtcgaggaaggccagcagggggcccacaccatagggcggcgcggggggccccactaccgcgccgacatgtggggagggagcccctggctcccccgacgctgcccattcacctatttattccttcgtccccgaaaaccctagtaccgagagccaaaatacgagaacagttccagagacgccgccgccgtcaaccctatctcggggggttcagaagatctcctccggcaccctgccggagaggggaatcatcaccggagggctctacatcaccatgcccgcctccggactgatgcgtgagtagttcatccttggactatgggtccatagcagtagctagatggttgtcttctcctattatgccatcatgtttagatcttgtgtgctgcctatcatgatcaagatcatctatttgtaatgctacatgttgtgtttgttggggtcCGAtgaaatatggaatactatgtcaagttgattattgatttatcatatatatgttgtttatgatcttgcatgctctccgttgctagtagaggctctggccaagttgctacttgtaactccaagagggggtatttatgctagatagtgggttcatgcctccattgaatctgggacagtgacatgaagttctaaggttgtggatgtgctgttgccactagggataaaacatcaatgctttgtctaaggatatttgtattgtttacattacgcacaatacttaatgcaattgtctattgtttgcaacttaatactcggaaggggtgcggatgctaacccgaaggtggactttttaggcatagatgcatgctcggatggcggtctatgttctttgtcgtaatgccctaagtaaatctcatagtagtcatcatgatatgtatgtgcattgttatgccctctctatttgtcaattgcccaacctgtaatttgtttacccaacatgttatttatcttattggagagacaccactagtgaactttggaccccggtccattcttttacatctgaaatacaacctactcgcaatcattgttctcttttgtttctcgcaagcaaacatcattttccacaccatacgtttaatcctttgttttcagcaagccggtgagattcacaacctcacctgttaagttggggcaaagtagtttgattgtgttgtgcgggctccacgttggcgccggaatcctcggtgttgcaccgcactacactccttcaccaacaaccttcacgtgaccttcatctcctactggttcgataaccttggtttcttactgagggaaaactcgctgttgtactcatcataccttcctcttggggttcccaacggacgtgtgctttaccatcacaagGATGGGGAATCATgaatggttgatgtagaggcgtcgaTGATGgcaatggcgatgatctcctccaattccctatctgagcagggtgccagaacggagtttctggtcccgaatgggggtttctggtggcggcggaacaacggaactctttctggaaaaaagtCGACCCCCCGGTATTTTCACGTCAAGGGCTTTATATAGTGCGGATGAGAGGTCGAGGgcgtggccgaggcggccagaccaccccttggTGCGGCCAAGCCTGGCCTGCACCTAGggctggtgtgggcccctcgtggcccctctccgtatcgTATTCCGGCTCTGTGAGTCTTCTagtgaaatactccctccgttcctttttataatgcctatagatttttggcctttgtttcagaatataagattgTACCTTGGCTTTTTTTTCCATTACCCCCTCTACCAGCCagctcccacacgacatgcatgaaaaaaatccatacaaaagggaaacaattaattgagattcctaatgcatgaccccaacgattccttagatttaggaagcattgTTCTTGTTTCCTGAATAGTAgaacctggctgcacatatatggagagtcaaccagagagatttgtgagatttgttatgttaatttagaAAGTCATCGATTTCCCTCATTTTACTCTGATCTCAAATCTTCAAGCCAGGGGGTCTTATGTAAATAATACTCttgtgctaatttccgtgccaaaaaactataggcactatagaatggaacggagggagtatggattttgcgatattttccgggaattttcctgaaagatggatttctacacaaaaacgagacaccagagcaattctgctgaaaacagcatcagtccgtgttagttgcattcaaaacacacaagatagagggtaaacaacaacaaaaatgttcGGGGAaatagatatgttttggacgtatcagcagggCAAAGCATGTTTCCATGCTGGGTCATGTGGGTTTCAAGAGGGGCTTAGATTATAAAGGTTTCCAAAATTCACttatacactactaggaaaacagcTAGCCCCGGTATTGCTAGCAGTGACGCACCACTAACACGGGTGCCGCTGCTAACAGATttactagtggcgcaccataTATGGGGTGCGCCATTGCTACTGCCCGACCAAGTTAACCCCACCCTCAAacataccagtggcgcaccacaaatagGTGTGTCTCTGCTATTTAATTTAGCAGTGGCACACCTATTTGTGGTGCGCCATGGGTATGTGTGGGCCCAACTTAGTTATGGTGCACACCTATGACTGTGCCACTGCCGAATGCTTATCACTATTGATTCCGCTCCCACCACGTGACCCACCTAGCGCTAACACAAGCCACATGCCCTACCCTGCCACCCACTGCATCAGTCTCCTACCAACCGCACCCACAACGCCTGGCGCTCTCCTCCTCTTCCCTCCCCTCCTCGCGCTTCCCTCCCAAAACTAGGATCTCACCAGTACAACCTGCGCTCGCGCTCATTGCCCCAACCCCCGACCATGGTCCTCTCCCCACTCCTAGTGGCTCTCATCCTTCTCCCTCCTATGCGCTCGGGCGAACCATCCCTTCACTCCTAGCCTCAGATCTAGAGTGGAATTCGTAATCTCAGGcatggggaaggcggcggcggtggggtcagCGGTGCTGGTGTGCGCAGCCGTGGGGATGATGGTCGTGCTGCCTGACACCATCAGAAGAGGGCGGCGGAGCTGTTGGGCGTCGCCGAGTCCGAGAGGAAGTAGAAGGTCGAGCGCCCTCTCTACGTACACGGCCCTGCTGAGGAGCATCTCCGACGCGCTCATCGCCGAGATGGAGCGGGGACTGCGTGGGACATCCGCCCCAAGCTCAATATGCAGCGGTTGTGCTGGCCCGATGGGGCAACGGAGATGTTGGGCGCCGCCGAGGCCGAGAGGAAGCAGAAGGTCGAGCGCTTGCTCTCCACGCACACGTACCTGCTAAGGAGCATTTCTGACATGCTCATCGCCGAGATTGAGCATGGACTGCACGGGGAGCCTCGAGGCCTTTGCCCTCCTAGAGTCTCGTCGAGTACGGATCAATTCAGATCCACCGCCTGCCACACATAGGCCCATGTGGTGTTTTTACTTTTTTAATTTAACCAGCAAGCAAGTAGTGGTGCATCCTATCCTTATAGTACTTATAGTAGTGGTGCACCCTATCGATTgttatagcagtggcgcaccctacgTAACTTGGTGCGCCATTAGTACATGTGTTACTAGTGGCATACCAAATGGTGCGCATGTACTAGCACTTAGCAGTGGCGTGCTAGTAGTGACGTACCTtgatgcgccactgctaaccaaAATAGGTGCGCCACTTACAAccattttcctactagtggtactAGAATAGTAGCATACAAGATCAAGCAATCACAGGTTCCTTGTTGGTCCATTAGCTTTGCCATCTGTTGCTGATGCAGCTCATGTTTTACTCATTAGCCTAATACTTCTCAAAAAAACTCATGAGCTTGCTATCATCCTTATAAGATGTGGTTTTATTAGGGGGTTGAAATAGTCGAAAGTTAAACAAGGCCGAGTAAGTCAAGAAAAAAAAGAGATCCTTTTCGTCCACTATTTTTCTAACTTCCTACATGGAGCTCGGGAGTTGGATTACGATTTCTCCGTTCGCAATCGTATACGAACGAAATATATCGTAGTAGCTTTGTTCACGTACTCACGTAGCACACATGGACACGGTTGAGAGTTAGGTCTCGCGCCTACAATTCTAACTGAATAAGTTCCAGGCCATGGAGGACACGCATCACCAGGCGATCTCGATCTATCCATAGACGGCCACAAACTAGGCAGAACAATGGCGAACCAGCAGGACGATGGGAACTCGTCATCCTCGCAGTCTTTGCCGGACGACGTCGTCACCGAGATCCTGGCCTACCTGCCGGCCAAGTCCGTCGGCCGCCTCCGCTGCGTGTCGCGTTCCTGGCGCGCCATGCTCTCTACGGCGCTCTTCGTCAAGCTCCACCTCAAGCGAGCCAACGACAAGCCAAAGATTTTCTTCAGCCCTACCAAGTGTGACTCCGACAACGACTACCGATTCTACGCTTGGCAGCCTGCAGACTGCGCGGCGCCGGTCACGAAGCTGATGCGCAACGACTTCTCGCGCCCCGCGGTCCTGACCAGGCCCCTCCatggcctcgtcctcctccgctgcGTCGGCGAGGGCGGCTACTTCCTCTGCAACCCATCCACCGGCGAGGTGCGGCCTCTCCCTGACAGCCGAGCGCCACTCAAGCTCGGGTCCCATCTGCCGTTCTGCTACTTTAAAGTTGTCTACGGCTTTGGCTACTGCTCGGCGAGCAACGAGTACAAGGCGGTGCGCATCTTCAGCGACGAGATGGATGGGGCCGCCCCAAGCTGCGAGGTCTTCGTCCTTAACGGCGGCACGCCGGCGTACTGGCGGCCAGCCGCCTTGCAGCCTCCGATGTGTGTGCTGGAAGAGAAGAACCCCGCCGTGTTCCTACACGGACAACTGCACTTCCTCTACCAGGGCGATGGCGGCATCCTCACTTTCGACGTCGGCGATGAGACTTTCGGATGGCTGCCGCAGCCGCCGTGTCCTCCGAGGAAGGCTCCTCTCAGGATGACCGAGCTGGACGGCTGCCTTTGCGTCTTTCGTGGCGACGGGTATAGCCGCCGTTGCCACGTGTGGCTGCTCCGGGACTACGCGGCACAACGGTGGGAGAAGCTTTGTTGCATCGACCAGACGGTTTGGCCGGAGCCGGAGAGGATGTTGTTGCGATCAGGATGGATAGCTCCTCTCGGGATATTTCATAGCGGAGACAATGGATCACAGAAGAAGATTGTGTTCGGCACAGGTACATGTGTGGTGTTCATGGTGGACCTTTACGATGGGGGAGTGCTCCTACCAGAGATTCTTTTCAAGCCCCACCAGTCCATCGCTGGCGATTTTGATGATACCTATTATTACCCGGCGATCGGAATATTCCAAGAGAGCCTCGTGACCTTGGGCATCTCAACGCAGGATACAGTTTTCTCGTCACCGGTGACCAAAGCTTGGTTAGACGTCCTCAAGTGGCTGCCGGCACGGTCCGTCTTGCACGCAAGCCTCGTGTGCAGGGAGTGGCGCGCCATGGTTACAACCGATCGTTTCATCCGCTCGCACGCTGCTCTCCACGCGAGAAGCACAAGGGTCATGTTCGTCTCTGACCCCTTAGTGGGTTCATTCACTGACCTGGAGGATCATCAAATCGACCAACCACACCTGCTCGGAAATCCAGGCATGTTCCGGTGTTCACAGCCTTGCCACGGCCTGATCCTAGGAAGCCGTTACCACAGGGACTACCTGTACAATCCTACCATGGGCTACCGCGAGGGCGTATATGTAGAAGAGGCTTCCAGAGACGACACCTCTTTCGCCGGTCGTATTGCTCTGGGATATGACTACGAGATTAGCGATCATGTCATGGTGTCCCTTGCCTACGAGAAGATGAATATGGAGACTCGATACTACAACCTCCATTGCCACGTGCGGTCTCTACGAGGAAGCTGGGATCTGGTCGACCCTCCTCCGAGACCTGTGGCCATTGATGTGTTGCCGGCCTACTCCAATGGCAAGATCTACTGGCTGGTCGAGCCTAAGCTCGGGCCCTGCTCCACGGTGTCCCAACTAGTAGCGTTCagcacatgggatagagagtttgAGGTCCTGCAGGGTCCTCCTTGCAGCAACTTTGCTAGTCGCCATGTCTCCATCCTTGAGCTCTACGACGCGATCTGCATGGCGTGCTACGACGAGGACAAGAACGCGATTGATGTTTGGAGGTTGAAGGACAATGAGGGGGCTTGGTGTGTGGAGTGTCGTATAGAGCTCGAAGAGTTCTCCCCGGAGTACTCGTCACAACGGACGACACTCTTGTCATCCGACCCTGTTGATGGACGGATATTGCTCAACACGGGGAGGTCACTAGGCTACTATGATCCTAAGACGGCTACGCTTGAAACCATATACACCGTTGGTCAACGAGTAGGTGATTTCGGGTTCTGTCCAGTTATTGTCCAAGACAGTCTTGTTCGGCCTTTCATGAAGCAAACAAACTAGTAACCCGAAGGATGGTTCCTGACTTCTTttccttgctagatctagataccCTAGTATCAACACTTGGAAAAAATTAGTTATGCTTTACGTAACAAGTAATTCAACAACAAAGAGGTGTCTTTTTCTTTGACAATGCGGCCATCTCCAATGGTGACGATGTTAGCCGCATAGGAAAAATATATGCCCTCCTTATATGAATCAATGGGTACATTAGGTATTTACGTTTATTTAAATGTGCAATACTATGTACAAAAGAATTTGAAAAGGTATGGAAGAAAGCTTCTTAATGCAAAATCTGCCTTCGTGCTGACATCTGGCTTATCCCTTTGATACAAGACTGTGATCTATTGTTTCAACCTTTGACCACAGTGGTCTCCTCTAGGCGCAAGATGGAGTAACCAAAGGAGGGTGTATGGGATAGCTATGATAGCTATGATAGAAGGGGCTTCATGTTCTCACTTCTATTTGTCTGTGATTTTTCttctaaataaaatccttgttctCTCAATGAGGTTCAATTGCTTTGACGAGTGATTCTGATATCCAGAATTGACACAAGGATGATCATTGCCAATCCAAGCTTTGTCTAGATCGTTCCATGGTATCCACCTTAGCCGTAAGACTCTAGAAACTTGCGTCCCACCTTGTAAATAAATCAACCAACCATCTTACTAATTCTAATGCAAGTTCGATCCATAGTAGGTGTCATGGATTTAGTTCAAATTCGAttaaaaatgaagaaaaaacCCGACACTTATGAGGACTTTTACGGTACCCAAAGTTCACAGGGGCCATCCATTTCGTCCGATCGTGTGATTCCCGTGCGCTCATACTCCCTGACGAGGCCATGGAGTACCAACTCGAATCCTCTCGGAAAAGTCGTGGAGTACTTCCACCGGAGGGGCAGAAACTAATTTCTCATATTATGTGCCTCTGGGTAGGGGTATTTCTGTGTTCTTCTGTTTGTTTGAGGGTGTTTTTGCATCAGCTATCCCGTTCCTATCAGATCGCTTCATTTCGTCGACGAACCCTAGCAGAGGTCCTGGCGGCGTCAAGGGAAATGGAGGAGGAGCCGACCAGGGATGCGGATGAGGCATTGAGGCGGCACGCGTGCGTGGCGTGCAACCCTGCGACGGATGCGCGAAGGAGGAGCCGACTGTGGAGCGGGACGAGGCGCCGCGTGGCCGTGGCGTCCAGCCCCCCCGACGGATGCGTGCCGACGGATTGGCGGCTAGGTGGGGCAAAGGTAGGAGCGGCCATGGAGGACAGTTCTTCGGCTCCCTCTACGTATGCACGCCGACGGGTGGGCAGCAGTAGTACTTGGCTCGTGCATCCGCGAGGTGGGGAAAGGGGGGACGGCCGTGGCAGCTAGGTGTTCCGCTCCCTAGGCGGATGCACAACCCTGCACCAGTACCAGAGCTGCCAGGATGGCGGTGCACAGAAGGTACTTCTCACCCCCAACCCAATTTATTGACTCCATAATCCATGTCCTAAGTCTGGTCTTGATATGTATGATTTCCCTTTCATGTCACAATTCTGGTCTTAATACTACAACTTAACATGTTCTTTTTCATGAAGAATCATTTTTGATTGCCCATATTTTAGTTGGTGCAggtagaaaaaaaatgaaaagaagagCTAGACCAGAAGAGAAGAAGCTGGAGGAAAAGATTTTTTTAATATTAAGAGGAATCTTggatttccaaatccatttgtTGTTTGGGCCAGACAAATTTCTCTCCAAGTGCTGGTACATGGACTTTATAGTAAACACCCCTTTCTTATTCAGAGCCCAGGAGATAGTGTCTTCCTGTACCGAAATAGGGATGTTTCTAGCTTTCCCCTGAATATACTTCCATTGTTGATTAAGATCATGATCCAGCCTCCTTCTAAACGAAACTACAAAATCACCTTGAGCACAACGCATAAATGAAAACATCTGGAAACATCAACTGATTGGCTATGAATCGAATGAAATATGTAATATAATTTCTAACATCAGTTTGGTTCAAAACTAGATATGATATCAGAGACAATCCTATGTGTTTGTATTTTCTCAAATTTCTCACCACTTCGAACAAGCATGGTATTTGTTCAACAATTAAAATCTGGGCAAAGAATGATGTATGACGACTACTACTGTACCTTTACTtcacaaagaagaacaagaactaaCCAGGGTAGAACGGGGCGACGGCGCAGCGATTTAGGGTCGGCACCGGTCGTTCAGGAAGATGCGACTTCCAGcatcggaggcggcggcgcgaggcaCCCAACAACGCCTAGATGCGGCGGCGCGAGGCACCCAACAATGCCCAGATGCGGCGGCAGCTCAGTGGGGCCGAGGGCCGCGGATTCGACCGAGACGGCGGCGCGAGGCGAAGTGGCGGCGGAGCGACGCAGTGGGAGTCGACCATATGCTCTGCCTCTATCGTTCATCAGGAAGAGGGTTAAAGTGAAAATCATGCTAATTTCTCTTTTGGccctttcaaaataaaacaatatAAGCTAGTCCTACATCACGGACGGTCGGATACGCCTGGTACTCCACCACATCGTTTTGGAGTACCGGGTACCGTAAAAGTTGCCACACTTTATGATTAAGCAAAAAACCAGCAAAAAACCAAAATCACAAAATACACTATGCAGTTGTATTATTCGACATGAGTAATGCTACACGTACGGACGGTTTGTTACAGAAAAATCTTACGGACTGAGAATGCTACACAGTAGGCAGCCTAGAAATCAgattgtggcccaggttttcagcGCGGATAAAAATCTCAACCAACCGAACCACTACACGTCAGTCCGTAGGCTCTCCGTAACTTGCTCAGTCCGTAACTCCAGCATTATTGATTCGACATCTTCTTTCATGGGTGCGGTTATTGTCTTTCAGGCCGTCTATATTGATCAAATCTTGGATATGCCCCTAATGGGCTGGTTTATGAATTGCACTATACTCTCCATGAGCTTGTGGCTGGTCGCGCGCTGCGGCCTGTAGAGGTGGAAACAATGGTCCTCGCCCTCCAGCTCCACCAGCGTCACGCTCCCCTTCCACGCGCCGTCGCGCATGCGGGCAGCCAGCCGGCGCGCGCGGTGCCGAAATATGTCCTTCCCTGCCAGCGCCACCAGCGCGCGCCGGCACTTGAGCGACGCGATCTCCTCATCCGGAGGGTCGATCCGAGGGTCGTCGTTGCCTGCCTGGCCCGCCGTCACGAACGGCCAGAGCTTCTCCACGAGCTCCGGCGGGAACACCGCGACGCCGTCCCAGGCTTCCTCGGCCGGCAGCCGCTCACCTCCCCACAAGTAGGGCTGCACCATGATCACGCCCTCGACGTCCACGGAGCTTCCGTCGTCGCGGCTGGCGCGCACGGCCGTGTGGTAGGCGATGTTGCCACCGACGCTGTCGCCGGCGAGGAACACGCGCCTGGGGTCGGCGTGCGCAGAGATCCAGGGGTCCGAGAGGGAAGCTGTGGTCGCCACCCACCGGAGCGCGGCCCACGCGTCGTCGTAGGCCGCCGGTATGGGGTGCTCCGGCGCTAGACGGTACTCCACGGACACGATGAGCGCGCCGGCGCGCGCTGCGAGCGAGGCGGCGTACCGATGGTACGTCCGGGAGAAGGCACTGTCCGTGCAGAAGGAACCGCCATGGATGTACAGAACAACGGGAAGCCTCCTGCCGGTTGCGGCAGCACCGGAAGGCAGGAACAGACGCGCCGACACGCCGGTGGCATGGTCGACAACGACGTCCCGGCTGGTGACCCCGCCGCTGGCGGCCGGGTCGGCGGACGCTGGCACGAAGGAGCTGTGGACGAACCGCTCGATACGGCCGTCTTCGTACCTGCGTATGAAAGGGTAGATGTCCACGGCGACGTTGTCACCGGCTGCGTTCTTGGTTGCATGCATGGTCTATCCTGTGCAACTGATGCTGTAGTACCTAGCTATTTTGGTCGGCCTACCACAGCTCTCCGTGGTGGCTTAGTAGCTactggctgctgctgctgggtTTTATATACAGCTGCAATTTACTACTCCACATCGAGGCAATTTTTATTTTGCAATGTCCACACTTGCTTGGAACCGCAGCCGACCAAACGCATAGTTGAGAACTTCCTAGGCCAGAGGCTAAATAGCTGTTGCACCTTCTTCTTGTCCGGACTCTGACCATCGCTGTCAGGAAACAGTCATCAAAGAGCAAGTTTTGCCAAAATTTCTTTTTTTTAACCAAAAGTTTGATAACATACTATTGGAGGCATCGCTTGGACACGGAGAAAAGATAAAGACATACAAGATAACAAGATGCTGACCCGGCCTGCGTTAGAAAATGGGTGcgactatttctcagtcgactgagaattaaTTTCACTTTCAgccaaatctttactattaaatgggagttggtcgtttgacactcaacgcaatttggtggtcgtcattaaaaCAATCCAGACCATTCAATCTAATCTTCCTACATCCGCTTCGTCCGAACAAACCAGAGCAAAGTATCTTCCGCGCTGAAATTAATTATGGTATATCATCAATCATGGgctcaaggctatggtatgagAAGATATTTCATATTACCGACCTGGTGCTCCTATCTTAGGCAATAAAGGTAATTAGCAAGATATTTTTCCTATTTCAGAAAGCACGCTCACGTCCAGGAATAATCATCATTACTTTCTATTCTGTAAGACGCTATCAAATATTCTAGCAAACCACGGAGCCAAACATAAAGCCTaccaaaagaaaaacttgctaagccTATCGTACCGTCTTTTAGGCCTTGAATCCCTTGAAAAATCACATCTCCCGACGCTGAGTTCGAGCCATGCCGTGAGCCTTGTTCTCCAACCCACAGGTTGTTCGCCGCTTTCCGCTCTGCCTTCATCCTGCTTTTGCCCTCGCCAAACACCTCCAAGATCGTCTGCCTCACCCATACCGCCGCCGGAGCGACCACGAGGTGGCGACCATAGCAAGCCACATGTTGCTGGGGAGGCAGCACCGCAAGCTGCGGGTGCAGCTCCCCTAAGGACGCCGTTGCCGTCTCTAACAACAGTCGCCGCCTGACCCTTTAGGACAGCGGCGCTTCCCACTCTGGCGTTACACCATCCCC from Lolium rigidum isolate FL_2022 chromosome 4, APGP_CSIRO_Lrig_0.1, whole genome shotgun sequence encodes the following:
- the LOC124646797 gene encoding probable carboxylesterase 5 yields the protein MHATKNAAGDNVAVDIYPFIRRYEDGRIERFVHSSFVPASADPAASGGVTSRDVVVDHATGVSARLFLPSGAAATGRRLPVVLYIHGGSFCTDSAFSRTYHRYAASLAARAGALIVSVEYRLAPEHPIPAAYDDAWAALRWVATTASLSDPWISAHADPRRVFLAGDSVGGNIAYHTAVRASRDDGSSVDVEGVIMVQPYLWGGERLPAEEAWDGVAVFPPELVEKLWPFVTAGQAGNDDPRIDPPDEEIASLKCRRALVALAGKDIFRHRARRLAARMRDGAWKGSVTLVELEGEDHCFHLYRPQRATSHKLMESIVQFINQPIRGISKI